Part of the Triticum urartu cultivar G1812 chromosome 2, Tu2.1, whole genome shotgun sequence genome, gttgaggagaaTGTGGACAAGGACAAGGAGAAAGAAGAGGAGAATGTGGATAAGCACAAGGAAAAGGAGGATGAGGGGGACAAGGGGGGAGAAGATGAAAATGAGACTTCTGCCGTGGCCGAGGTGGATGAGCCGCAGCACGTTGAGGCAGCAATGGAGGAGCCACAGCCGCAGCGGATTCCGTCGTCGCCATCTCCAACGCCGCCATCTCCAACGCCACAGGAGCAGCAGCCAATGGTGGCAGTTGTGCCAAATTTGGATGGTATGCTTCTTTTGCATTTTGCAATGTGTTTGTCTTACTATCTATTCATAGACTATGTTAGATTTATAGCAAAGTCATTCTCCCTAAATCCATCTTTATTTGTTATTACTGTAACAAGAAAAGGAATACATGAGTCTTGTTTCTTTCCCAATTTAGCTAGTCTTATGATCATTTAGGCAACAATGATGAGTGACTTGTTCTTCCGTACTGTGCCTATATGTTACAGAGCCAGTGGTGGTTGTGGAGCCAATTGTGGATATCAAGCAAGAGGAGGAGGATAAGCGAGATGAAGATGTTTGCTTCCAGGAAGCCGATAAGTACAATGTCGCTGAACTAGAAGACTCCAACTTGCCAGATAATGATACCCCGATGCCTCCTTGTTTCCTCCCCTCGCCCTCGGATGCCATTGGTACAGATGGCAGCAGCACCAGTTGTGGCACAGTCAGCAGTGCATCCAATTCCATTGCGCCAGCAACGACGACTAGCACATTTGCGGGGCTGTTTGCATCAGCCACAACAAGCACCACTCCCCAGAGTAGATCGCTGCGTGATCTTATAGGTGTTGATCCCACCTTCCTTTGCCTTGCAATCGGTACACCATCATCTCTGTTCCCACAGACAGATGCAAGCAACCCCGGCACCTTTGCTCCAccaccagcaccgcacatatctGCGACTGCACTCCTGCAGAAGGCTGCTGAGGCTGGAGCTTCGCAAGCAGGCACATCTTTCTTGAAGGAGTTTGGTCTTGCAAGTTCCTCCTCATCAACCCCATCCAGGCCACCTCAAGGAAGGTTCATCGAGAGCAGCTCAACGCAATCCCAGCAGCCCCAAGGAAGGTTCATCGAGAGCAGCTCAACGCAATCCCAGCAGCCCCAAGGAAGGTTCATCGAGAGCAGCTCAACGCAATCCCGGTTACCTCAAGACAGGCTCATCGACAGCATCTCAACACAATCCCGGTCACCTCAAGACAGGTTCATCGACAGCATCTCAACACAATCCCGGTTACCTCAAGACAGGTTCATCGAGAGCAGCTCAACACAATCCCGGTTACCTCAAGACAGGTTCATCGAGAGCAGCTCAACACAATCCCGGTTACCTCAAGACAGGTTCATCGAGAGCAGCTCGACACAATCCCGGTTACCTCAAGACAGGTTCATCGACAGCTCAACACAATTTCGATTACCTCAAGACAGGTACATCAATAACTCGATGCCATCCAAGCTATCTCAAGGGAGATTCATGGATACCTCACTGCCATCCCAGCAACTGCTACCTCAAGGAAGGTTCTTCGACAACTCGCCAGCATCAAATCTGTCTCAAGGAAGGTTCTTTGATAACTCGCAACCATCCAATCCAACTCAAGGAAGGTTCTTTGATAACTCGCAACCATCCAATCCAACTCAAGGAAGGTTCTTCATCAACTCGCCACCATCCAATCTACCTCATGGAAGGTTCCCTGATTATTCGACACCAGGAAGGTTGCCTCAAGGAATGTACATCGATGGCTTGCCACAATCCAGGCTACCACAAGGAAGGTACATCGACAACTCACCGCAGGCCAAGCTACCTCAGGGGGGAAGGTTCGTTGATAGCAATCCACAGCAATGGCACCAAAGGAGCAATAATCATAACCAGCTAATGGATATGGAGCCTGGGCCGATGGTATCTGGTAGCCTTGGACTTGGTCTCGCCTATGAAGGTTCAAATCCAAGGTTGCCAGATTTGATGATGGGGCAATCACCACTGTTCGGTCCCAAGCCTGCCACTCTGGACTTCCTTGGGCTTGGCATCGGAGGGACCATGGGCGGCTCCACGGCCAGCGGTGGCCTACCGGCATTGATGGTGGGAGGAGAGCTGGACATGGGGTCTGCCGCACAGCCGCCCTCTCCATGGGAGGAGGCACAGAGAAAGACCAACGGCCGCACGATCCTGTGAGGTTCTCTTTTTTGTAAACCTTAGGGGGCTTTTGTGCTTTGGCTCATCCATTCTTTCAGCTGCTGTGTTGTGTTGGGTGGTGGTGGTAGGAAAGCTAGAACCGTGCATGTAAGCTGCAGAACCTGTACATAGATCTTCCGTCTCCCCACCCCCCTCTCCTGTCTAAATTAAAAGCTATTACTATAGAGAGAATTTGATCCTTGTGACCTTTGTGGCCTGTTCCTGTCGAGATGCGACGAGGTGGTAACAGCAGCAGTAGGGGTAAGTAGAGCGGTTTGGTTAGTTGCCTTTGCTAGTGGTAGCTTGTGGTGCCAAATTGCCGACGCAGGATTGCTTCGGAAAAGGAAAGGCTGTGAGACTGGGACAGCGAAGGGGCAAGTGAAAGGTGTTTTTTAGTTTCGGCCTGTTGCTATCGGTCAATATACTTCGGCCAAACTATCCTCAGGCGAGTCTAGCCTCTGTGCTTTTCAGAATCACCGCGCCGTTTTTTTTCCCCAAGCCGGTCTTCTTTGCTTTGCGTTTTGCTGGCCATGTCGTCACCGGTGAATGTGATGGGGCATCAGTCTCTTTTGCGTATCGTGCTACATGTTTTTTCACCGGTGTTGGGTTATCAAATCAGTTGTTTCTGTCGCAACAGAAACGGCCTGAGGAGGATGTCCTCGTTGACGGTAACTTTTTTTTTCTCCTTTTCTTATTATGCCGACAAATGGTTGGTGTAAGCTCTAGTGCAGAACCAGTGGGTCGTTCCATTTAGGGCCGCAAGTGCAATTTGACAGTGTACAGTCGCAGCGGTACGATTTGCAGCTCCGTTCTGATACCGGAACACACGAGTTCCTGATTCGAAAGCAAGCAGGCACGCTCGGCTAGGAGGGGCCTAGATCTAGCTACCTCCTAGAGAGATAAGCTAAAAGCTGTTTAGCAGATTGACGGCACTCAACTCTGGGATCGCCTAGCCTTGTGGGGGAACCCAGCCAGTAGAATCGAATCGGATCCCACATCTCCCCGTCGCTCCCGTCCACAGAATACAAATGAGCAAATTTCATACAGTTATTACGAGTTTGGCGGGTTAAAATTATGCCGTGGCAAAAATTTATCCGGGCTCTAAAATATATATCCCTCA contains:
- the LOC125536545 gene encoding LOW QUALITY PROTEIN: zinc finger protein ENHYDROUS-like (The sequence of the model RefSeq protein was modified relative to this genomic sequence to represent the inferred CDS: inserted 2 bases in 1 codon; deleted 1 base in 1 codon) translates to MPPNPTEPEQPEAAATPAPPKKKRNLPGTPDPDAEVIALSPGTLMATNRFVCEVCGKGFQRDQNLQLHRRGHNLPWRLRQRGPGAAPPRRRVYVCPEPGCVHHSPARALXDLTGIKKHFCRKHGEKRWACPRCGKRYAVQADLKAHAKTCGTREYRCDCGTLFTRRDSFVTHRAFCGALVEETGRVLAVPAPPSPRPPDLEEVEENVDKDKEKEEENVDKHKEKEDEGDKGGEDENETSAVAEVDEPQHVEAAMEEPQPQRIPSSPSPTPPSPTPQEQQPMVAVVPNLDEPVVVVEPIVDIKQEEEDKRDEDVCFQEADKYNVAELEDSNLPDNDTPMPPCFLPSPSDAIGTDGSSTSCGTVSSASNSIAPATTTSTFAGLFASATTSTTPQSRSLRDLIGVDPTFLCLAIGTPSSLFPQTDASNPGTFAPPPAPHISATALLQKAAEAGASQAGTSFLKEFGLASSSSSTPSRPPQGRFIESSSTQSQQPQGRFIESSSTQSQQPQGRFIESSSTQSRLPQDRLIDSISTQSRSPQDRFIDSISTQSRLPQDRFIESSSTQSRLPQDRFIESSSTQSRLPQDRFIESSSTQSRLPQDRFIDSSTQFRLPQDRYINNSMPSKLSQGRFMDTSLPSQQLLPQGRFFDNSPASNLSQGRFFDNSQPSNPTQGRFFDNSQPSNPTQGRFFINSPPSNLPHGRFPDYSTPGRLPQGMYIDGLPQSRLPQGRYIDNSPQAKLPQGGRFVDSNPQQWHQRSNNHNQLMDMEPGPMVSGSLGLGLAYEGSNPRLPDLMMGQSPLFGPKPATLDFLGLGIGGTMGGSTASGGLPALMVGGELDMGSAAQPPSPWEEAQRKTNGRTIL